Proteins encoded together in one Musa acuminata AAA Group cultivar baxijiao chromosome BXJ3-6, Cavendish_Baxijiao_AAA, whole genome shotgun sequence window:
- the LOC135641402 gene encoding galactolipase DONGLE, chloroplastic-like: protein MASAAVSTQNPPPILQRISSSWSRPGMSGVAPPRLPSAAPTLRSRPARLPEVKGCLAGMWRKIQGADDWSDLVEPLHPLLREEVVRYGELVAACYKAFDLDPRSKRYLNCKYGRSRLLQEVGLASCGYEITKYIYATPDIIIPTQSGACCGRWIGYVAVSSDEEAKRLGRRDVLVSFRGTVTGAEWIANLMSSLTPANLDPHDPRRDVKVESGFLSLYTSDDSTCRFSQGSCREQLLSEVARLINKHKEEDEEMSITLAGHSMGSALALLFGYDLAELGLNRFRLQREVPITVYSFGGPRVGNTGFKARCEELGVKVLRVVNVHDPVTKLPGLFLNENLRALAAGCDLPWSCSCYAHVGVELALDFFEVQNPACVHDLETYIGLLKRPKLVQIHKEGEDLLAKARTFVSRKKPQPWPWQDVARQVGHLVQSLSLI, encoded by the coding sequence ATGGCTTCTGCCGCTGTCTCCACGCAGAACCCTCCCCCGATCTTGCAGAGAATAAGCTCGTCCTGGTCTCGGCCTGGGATGTCCGGCGTCGCCCCACCGAGGCTGCCATCGGCCGCCCCCACGCTTCGGTCGCGGCCGGCCAGGTTGCCGGAGGTGAAAGGTTGCCTTGCCGGCATGTGGAGGAAGATTCAGGGAGCCGACGACTGGAGTGACCTGGTGGAGCCGCTGCACCCGCTCCTGCGCGAGGAGGTGGTGCGGTACGGGGAGCTGGTCGCGGCTTGCTACAAGGCGTTTGACCTCGACCCGAGGTCGAAGAGGTACCTCAACTGCAAGTACGGGAGGAGCCGCCTGCTGCAGGAGGTCGGGTTGGCCTCCTGCGGCTACGAGATCACCAAGTACATCTACGCGACGCCGGACATCATCATCCCCACGCAGAGCGGCGCGTGCTGCGGCCGGTGGATCGGGTACGTGGCGGTGTCGTCGGACGAGGAGGCGAAGAGGCTCGGGCGGCGGGACGTACTGGTGAGCTTCCGGGGTACCGTGACCGGCGCCGAGTGGATCGCAAACCTGATGAGCTCGCTGACGCCGGCCAACCTCGACCCTCACGATCCCCGACGAGACGTCAAGGTCGAATCCGGCTTCCTCAGCCTCTACACCTCCGACGACAGCACCTGTAGGTTCAGCCAAGGTAGCTGCCGGGAGCAGTTGCTCAGCGAAGTGGCTCGGCTCATCAACAAGCacaaggaggaggacgaggagatgAGCATCACATTGGCCGGACACAGCATGGGGAGCGCCCTCGCCCTCCTCTTCGGCTACGACCTGGCTGAGCTCGGCCTGAACCGATTCCGGCTGCAGCGAGAGGTTCCGATCACGGTGTACTCCTTCGGAGGGCCGAGGGTCGGCAACACCGGCTTCAAGGCGAGGTGCGAGGAGCTCGGGGTGAAGGTGCTGCGGGTGGTGAACGTCCATGATCCGGTCACCAAGCTGCCCGGGCTGTTCTTGAACGAGAACCTGAGGGCCTTGGCGGCGGGCTGCGACCTGCCATGGAGCTGCTCGTGTTACGCTCATGTGGGAGTCGAGCTCGCCCTCGACTTCTTCGAGGTGCAGAACCCTGCGTGCGTTCATGACTTGGAGACCTACATAGGGTTACTGAAACGCCCCAAGCTGGTGCAAATCCACAAGGAGGGGGAGGATCTGCTGGCCAAGGCAAGGACGTTCGTCAGCAGGAAGAAGCCTCAGCCATGGCCATGGCAAGATGTGGCAAGGCAAGTGGGTCATTTGGTGCAATCTCTGAGTCTGATCTGA
- the LOC103988838 gene encoding U-box domain-containing protein 45-like isoform X2: MEDIVFEMDQLEKQAGDEVISLLQKDSKFNNNLSDSDELEVFHQAALRLGITSSRAALTERRALKKLMERARAQDDKRKESIVSYLYHLMRKYSKLFRSEYTDDTDSQGSTPRSSSILGFEEVSSPHRNSHTFERQLSKLRSLNFKQNGRKSGNMPIPPEEFICPISLQLMFDPVIISSGQTYERFCIEKWFNDGHSTCPKTQQQLSHLCLTPNYCVKGLIANWCEQNGFPIPTGPPESLDANYWRLAFSQCEAMDSSSFGCTNSCKLKCVKVAPLEENHSHEELTETDVETLSNYYNEHVVDEFERYRSLLSALHEVKSAHKQCRVVEQIRYLLKEDEEARIFLGANGLVEALIQFLRMALFSGDGKAQKAGAMALFNLAVNNNRNKEMLIAAGLLPLLEQMISNSEMFECVAALYLNLSCLNEAKPLIGLSKAVPFLIQVLQAVNNEGSSCKYDALYTLYNLSTHPPNIPFLVSSGIINSLHPLLGSPSVTEGIMWTEKALAVLINLASSQAGRKEIVLTPGIFCGLAGVLDFGEPAEQDQAVSCLLILCSSDERCSQMVLQEGVIPSLVSISVNGTTKGKEKAERLLRLFREQRQREPSPLKQQPQQVESDGGHQVTMESKTIHKSKSKKFGRTLSLIWKNKSFSIYQC; the protein is encoded by the exons ATGGAGGACATCGTGTTTGAAATGGATCAGTTGGAGAAGCAGGCAGGTGATGAAGTAATCTCATTGCTTCAGAAAGACAGTAAATTTAATAATAACTTGAGCGATAGTGATGAGCTTGAAGTTTTCCACCAAGCTGCACTAAGGCTGGGGATTACTTCTTCCCGAGCAGCACTGACTGAAAGAAGAGCTCTCAAAAAACTTATGGAAAGAGCTCGTGCTCAGGATGACAAACGGAAGGAATCAATAGTATCTTACTTATATCATCTCATGAGAAAGTATTCGAAGCTTTTCAGAAGTGAGTACACAGATGATACTGATTCTCAGGGATCAACTCCACGCTCTTCTTCCATACTAGGGTTTGAAGAGGTGTCCAGTCCACATAGGAACAGTCACACGTTTGAGAGACAACTATCTAAGCTACGCTCTCTCAATTTCAAACAAAATGGAAGAAAATCAGGGAATATGCCAATCCCTCCTGAAGAATTCATATGCCCCATCTCCTTGCAGCTCATGTTTGATCCTGTCATTATTTCATCTGGACAGACCTATGAACGTTTCTGCATTGAGAAATGGTTTAATGATGGGCACAGTACATGTCCGAAAACTCAGCAGCAGCTATCCCATCTGTGCTTAACTCCAAATTATTGTGTTAAAGGGCTGATTGCTAATTGGTGCGAACAGAATGGGTTTCCCATTCCAACCGGCCCACCAGAGTCCCTTGATGCCAACTATTGGAGGTTGGCTTTCTCACAATGCGAAGCCATGGATTCTAGTTCCTTTGGTTGTACAAACTCTTGCAAATTGAAATGTGTTAAGGTTGCTCCTTTGGAAGAGAATCACAGCCATGAGGAGCTCACTGAGACGGATGTTGAAACTTTAAGTAACTACTACAATGAACATGTAGTAGATGAGTTTGAAAGATATCGAAGCTTGCTGTCAGCACTCCATGAGGTTAAAAGTGCACATAAACAATGTAGAGTAGTAGAGCAGATAAGGTATCTGCTGAAAGAGGATGAAGAAGCAAGGATCTTTCTGGGAGCTAATGGGCTTGTGGAGGCACTTATTCAGTTTTTAAGGATGGCTCTCTTCAGTGGTGATGGGAAGGCTCAAAAAGCTGGTGCCATGGCCCTTTTCAACCTTGCAGTTAACAACAATAG GAACAAGGAAATGCTCATAGCTGCTGGACTGTTACCATTGCTGGAACAGATGATCTCAAATTCAGAAATGTTCGAATGTGTAGCAGCCCTCTACCTGAACCTCTCCTGTCTCAATGAGGCCAAGCCTCTTATTGGCTTAAGCAAAGCTGTTCCTTTCCTGATCCAGGTTCTACAAGCTGTCAACAACGAGGGTAGTTCCTGCAAGTACGATGCGCTCTACACCCTGTACAACCTTTCCACACATCCGCCCAACATCCCTTTCCTTGTATCATCAGGTATCATTAACAGTCTCCATCCTCTCCTTGGATCACCTTCTGTGACTGAAGGCATAATGTGGACCGAGAAGGCCCTTGCCGTCTTGATAAACTTAGCATCAAGCCAGGCAGGAAGGAAAGAAATCGTGTTGACCCCAGGTATTTTTTGTGGTCTTGCGGGGGTCTTAGACTTTGGTGAGCCTGCAGAACAAGATCAGGCTGTGTCTTGCCTATTAATTCTGTGCAGCAGTGACGAGCGATGCAGTCAGATGGTCCTGCAAGAGGGGGTGATACCGTCACTTGTATCGATATCGGTGAATGGGACAACTAAAGGCAAGGAGAAGGCAGAGAGGTTGTTGAGGCTGTTCAGGGAACAGCGCCAGCGAGAGCCTTCTCCCCTGAAGCAGCAACCACAACAGGTAGAGAGTGACGGTGGTCATCAGGTGACCATGGAGTCCAAGACGattcataaatcaaaatcaaaaaaattTGGGCGGACATTAAGTTTGATATGGAAGAACAAGAGTTTTTCGATATACCAATGCTAG
- the LOC103988838 gene encoding U-box domain-containing protein 45-like isoform X1, whose product MDAAEVEGNLFIAGDAKVHGGMFRVLHTFVGKVLEIFPFIEAARPRSKSGIQALCSLHVALDKAKSLLQHCSECSKLYLAITGDSILIKFGKAKCALQESLRRVEEIVPEHISCQIIEIVGVMEDIVFEMDQLEKQAGDEVISLLQKDSKFNNNLSDSDELEVFHQAALRLGITSSRAALTERRALKKLMERARAQDDKRKESIVSYLYHLMRKYSKLFRSEYTDDTDSQGSTPRSSSILGFEEVSSPHRNSHTFERQLSKLRSLNFKQNGRKSGNMPIPPEEFICPISLQLMFDPVIISSGQTYERFCIEKWFNDGHSTCPKTQQQLSHLCLTPNYCVKGLIANWCEQNGFPIPTGPPESLDANYWRLAFSQCEAMDSSSFGCTNSCKLKCVKVAPLEENHSHEELTETDVETLSNYYNEHVVDEFERYRSLLSALHEVKSAHKQCRVVEQIRYLLKEDEEARIFLGANGLVEALIQFLRMALFSGDGKAQKAGAMALFNLAVNNNRNKEMLIAAGLLPLLEQMISNSEMFECVAALYLNLSCLNEAKPLIGLSKAVPFLIQVLQAVNNEGSSCKYDALYTLYNLSTHPPNIPFLVSSGIINSLHPLLGSPSVTEGIMWTEKALAVLINLASSQAGRKEIVLTPGIFCGLAGVLDFGEPAEQDQAVSCLLILCSSDERCSQMVLQEGVIPSLVSISVNGTTKGKEKAERLLRLFREQRQREPSPLKQQPQQVESDGGHQVTMESKTIHKSKSKKFGRTLSLIWKNKSFSIYQC is encoded by the exons ATGGATGCGGCTGAGGTTGAGGGGAATCTATTCATTGCTGGTGATGCAAAG GTCCATGGAGGAATGTTTAGAGTCCTACATACATTTGTTGGTAAGGTGTTGGAGATCTTTCCATTCATAGAAGCAGCAAGACCCAGAAGTAAGTCTGGCATACAGGCGCTATGCTCATTGCACGTTGCTCTTGACAAAGCCAAAAGCCTACTTCAGCATTGCTCAGAATGTAGCAAGCTTTACTTG GCAATAACTGGAGACTCGATTCTAATAAAGTTTGGAAAGGCAAAATGTGCCCTTCAAGAAAGTCTTAGACGTGTTGAAGAAATAGTTCCAGAACATATTAGTTGTCAG ATTATTGAAATTGTTGGTGTGATGGAGGACATCGTGTTTGAAATGGATCAGTTGGAGAAGCAGGCAGGTGATGAAGTAATCTCATTGCTTCAGAAAGACAGTAAATTTAATAATAACTTGAGCGATAGTGATGAGCTTGAAGTTTTCCACCAAGCTGCACTAAGGCTGGGGATTACTTCTTCCCGAGCAGCACTGACTGAAAGAAGAGCTCTCAAAAAACTTATGGAAAGAGCTCGTGCTCAGGATGACAAACGGAAGGAATCAATAGTATCTTACTTATATCATCTCATGAGAAAGTATTCGAAGCTTTTCAGAAGTGAGTACACAGATGATACTGATTCTCAGGGATCAACTCCACGCTCTTCTTCCATACTAGGGTTTGAAGAGGTGTCCAGTCCACATAGGAACAGTCACACGTTTGAGAGACAACTATCTAAGCTACGCTCTCTCAATTTCAAACAAAATGGAAGAAAATCAGGGAATATGCCAATCCCTCCTGAAGAATTCATATGCCCCATCTCCTTGCAGCTCATGTTTGATCCTGTCATTATTTCATCTGGACAGACCTATGAACGTTTCTGCATTGAGAAATGGTTTAATGATGGGCACAGTACATGTCCGAAAACTCAGCAGCAGCTATCCCATCTGTGCTTAACTCCAAATTATTGTGTTAAAGGGCTGATTGCTAATTGGTGCGAACAGAATGGGTTTCCCATTCCAACCGGCCCACCAGAGTCCCTTGATGCCAACTATTGGAGGTTGGCTTTCTCACAATGCGAAGCCATGGATTCTAGTTCCTTTGGTTGTACAAACTCTTGCAAATTGAAATGTGTTAAGGTTGCTCCTTTGGAAGAGAATCACAGCCATGAGGAGCTCACTGAGACGGATGTTGAAACTTTAAGTAACTACTACAATGAACATGTAGTAGATGAGTTTGAAAGATATCGAAGCTTGCTGTCAGCACTCCATGAGGTTAAAAGTGCACATAAACAATGTAGAGTAGTAGAGCAGATAAGGTATCTGCTGAAAGAGGATGAAGAAGCAAGGATCTTTCTGGGAGCTAATGGGCTTGTGGAGGCACTTATTCAGTTTTTAAGGATGGCTCTCTTCAGTGGTGATGGGAAGGCTCAAAAAGCTGGTGCCATGGCCCTTTTCAACCTTGCAGTTAACAACAATAG GAACAAGGAAATGCTCATAGCTGCTGGACTGTTACCATTGCTGGAACAGATGATCTCAAATTCAGAAATGTTCGAATGTGTAGCAGCCCTCTACCTGAACCTCTCCTGTCTCAATGAGGCCAAGCCTCTTATTGGCTTAAGCAAAGCTGTTCCTTTCCTGATCCAGGTTCTACAAGCTGTCAACAACGAGGGTAGTTCCTGCAAGTACGATGCGCTCTACACCCTGTACAACCTTTCCACACATCCGCCCAACATCCCTTTCCTTGTATCATCAGGTATCATTAACAGTCTCCATCCTCTCCTTGGATCACCTTCTGTGACTGAAGGCATAATGTGGACCGAGAAGGCCCTTGCCGTCTTGATAAACTTAGCATCAAGCCAGGCAGGAAGGAAAGAAATCGTGTTGACCCCAGGTATTTTTTGTGGTCTTGCGGGGGTCTTAGACTTTGGTGAGCCTGCAGAACAAGATCAGGCTGTGTCTTGCCTATTAATTCTGTGCAGCAGTGACGAGCGATGCAGTCAGATGGTCCTGCAAGAGGGGGTGATACCGTCACTTGTATCGATATCGGTGAATGGGACAACTAAAGGCAAGGAGAAGGCAGAGAGGTTGTTGAGGCTGTTCAGGGAACAGCGCCAGCGAGAGCCTTCTCCCCTGAAGCAGCAACCACAACAGGTAGAGAGTGACGGTGGTCATCAGGTGACCATGGAGTCCAAGACGattcataaatcaaaatcaaaaaaattTGGGCGGACATTAAGTTTGATATGGAAGAACAAGAGTTTTTCGATATACCAATGCTAG
- the LOC103988838 gene encoding U-box domain-containing protein 45-like isoform X3 has product MDAAEVEGNLFIAGDAKVHGGMFRVLHTFVGKVLEIFPFIEAARPRSKSGIQALCSLHVALDKAKSLLQHCSECSKLYLAITGDSILIKFGKAKCALQESLRRVEEIVPEHISCQIIEIVGVMEDIVFEMDQLEKQAGDEVISLLQKDSKFNNNLSDSDELEVFHQAALRLGITSSRAALTERRALKKLMERARAQDDKRKESIVSYLYHLMRKYSKLFRSEYTDDTDSQGSTPRSSSILGFEEVSSPHRNSHTFERQLSKLRSLNFKQNGRKSGNMPIPPEEFICPISLQLMFDPVIISSGQTYERFCIEKWFNDGHSTCPKTQQQLSHLCLTPNYCVKGLIANWCEQNGFPIPTGPPESLDANYWRLAFSQCEAMDSSSFGCTNSCKLKCVKVAPLEENHSHEELTETDVETLSNYYNEHVVDEFERYRSLLSALHEVKSAHKQCRVVEQIRYLLKEDEEARIFLGANGLVEALIQFLRMALFSGDGKAQKAGAMALFNLAVNNNRNKEMLIAAGLLPLLEQMISNSEMFECVAALYLNLSCLNEAKPLIGLSKAVPFLIQVLQAVNNEGSSCKYH; this is encoded by the exons ATGGATGCGGCTGAGGTTGAGGGGAATCTATTCATTGCTGGTGATGCAAAG GTCCATGGAGGAATGTTTAGAGTCCTACATACATTTGTTGGTAAGGTGTTGGAGATCTTTCCATTCATAGAAGCAGCAAGACCCAGAAGTAAGTCTGGCATACAGGCGCTATGCTCATTGCACGTTGCTCTTGACAAAGCCAAAAGCCTACTTCAGCATTGCTCAGAATGTAGCAAGCTTTACTTG GCAATAACTGGAGACTCGATTCTAATAAAGTTTGGAAAGGCAAAATGTGCCCTTCAAGAAAGTCTTAGACGTGTTGAAGAAATAGTTCCAGAACATATTAGTTGTCAG ATTATTGAAATTGTTGGTGTGATGGAGGACATCGTGTTTGAAATGGATCAGTTGGAGAAGCAGGCAGGTGATGAAGTAATCTCATTGCTTCAGAAAGACAGTAAATTTAATAATAACTTGAGCGATAGTGATGAGCTTGAAGTTTTCCACCAAGCTGCACTAAGGCTGGGGATTACTTCTTCCCGAGCAGCACTGACTGAAAGAAGAGCTCTCAAAAAACTTATGGAAAGAGCTCGTGCTCAGGATGACAAACGGAAGGAATCAATAGTATCTTACTTATATCATCTCATGAGAAAGTATTCGAAGCTTTTCAGAAGTGAGTACACAGATGATACTGATTCTCAGGGATCAACTCCACGCTCTTCTTCCATACTAGGGTTTGAAGAGGTGTCCAGTCCACATAGGAACAGTCACACGTTTGAGAGACAACTATCTAAGCTACGCTCTCTCAATTTCAAACAAAATGGAAGAAAATCAGGGAATATGCCAATCCCTCCTGAAGAATTCATATGCCCCATCTCCTTGCAGCTCATGTTTGATCCTGTCATTATTTCATCTGGACAGACCTATGAACGTTTCTGCATTGAGAAATGGTTTAATGATGGGCACAGTACATGTCCGAAAACTCAGCAGCAGCTATCCCATCTGTGCTTAACTCCAAATTATTGTGTTAAAGGGCTGATTGCTAATTGGTGCGAACAGAATGGGTTTCCCATTCCAACCGGCCCACCAGAGTCCCTTGATGCCAACTATTGGAGGTTGGCTTTCTCACAATGCGAAGCCATGGATTCTAGTTCCTTTGGTTGTACAAACTCTTGCAAATTGAAATGTGTTAAGGTTGCTCCTTTGGAAGAGAATCACAGCCATGAGGAGCTCACTGAGACGGATGTTGAAACTTTAAGTAACTACTACAATGAACATGTAGTAGATGAGTTTGAAAGATATCGAAGCTTGCTGTCAGCACTCCATGAGGTTAAAAGTGCACATAAACAATGTAGAGTAGTAGAGCAGATAAGGTATCTGCTGAAAGAGGATGAAGAAGCAAGGATCTTTCTGGGAGCTAATGGGCTTGTGGAGGCACTTATTCAGTTTTTAAGGATGGCTCTCTTCAGTGGTGATGGGAAGGCTCAAAAAGCTGGTGCCATGGCCCTTTTCAACCTTGCAGTTAACAACAATAG GAACAAGGAAATGCTCATAGCTGCTGGACTGTTACCATTGCTGGAACAGATGATCTCAAATTCAGAAATGTTCGAATGTGTAGCAGCCCTCTACCTGAACCTCTCCTGTCTCAATGAGGCCAAGCCTCTTATTGGCTTAAGCAAAGCTGTTCCTTTCCTGATCCAGGTTCTACAAGCTGTCAACAACGAGGGTAGTTCCTGCAA GTATCATTAA